The sequence below is a genomic window from Lycium ferocissimum isolate CSIRO_LF1 chromosome 9, AGI_CSIRO_Lferr_CH_V1, whole genome shotgun sequence.
GAGTTTACTTGGGAATTCACAACAAAGAGCTTGAATTACAACTTCTATTATGGAGAATATAGCTGAGAATTTAATTAGTTCAACTTAAACCTTCGAGTTTCCACATAACTTCTTGGCTGCCTGACTAGTAGTTTTGACAAATAGATATGTTCTGTGATTACAATTCCAACGACGATGCCTAATGCATATGTGGCCCCCTAAAACTTatctatttttttcattttgatacCTCAACTAATTGTTGTTCATATTGAACCCTTGAACTCATCCTCAAGTGTGTTTATAAAAGATGACATACTCTTTTTCCCCCTTTCATTTGctgctaatcttagctaaaagatgACATAATTATATTAGAATGTATATTAGCATGTTCTTAAATTGAAGATGAAATATTATGTAAGTAGACTCAATATAATACAGTGCtcctttcttccatttttttctctaataattacaaaagaaaatacGACATCACGATCGTTTCTAAATACTTTTTCCATTTTCGTGTATAGATGAGTTTCATCTCtttatctcttttatttttttttatgttttcctCTTCTTAAGCATGATTCAAAATCacaagtattttgaagttgttgcaaaatattttaaaattcgtTTCTTGAACTAATgaaatgacttttttttttttctgggctACATACTCAACTGATGGACTAAAATTTACTGCAAAATTCGGAGAATGGACATAAGGAAACCAAATAACGGAACACATTTACTGGCATCGGTCCTTCGCTGGATACATATTTGCCTTAttcaaatttttcatatttaatcTAAAATCCTTCTCAACAAGATTTTTCCGTCAAATAACTTTATACACAATATtataagatcaataatcatttatattttgattatttttttaccaCTGCGCGAGACGCGGACAAGTACACTAGTTGAACATAATTCAATAGAGGGCGTTACCCTCACTTTTCATATCAAATATTGCGGGCTACTACGTCTTAGGCAACACACAATGCTGACTCACGGTGCCCTCTtctcagaggcggatccaggatttggaGGTTGAACATAATTCAATAGAGGGCGTTACCCTCACTTTTCATATCAAATATTGCGGGCTGCTACGTCTTAGGCAACACACAATGCTGACTCACGGTGCCCTCTtctcagaggcggatccaggatttagaGGTTCCGGGTGCCACACCATCCAAATAGGATAAACGGGTCGGTTTGTTCGATTCgggttatttatctttttcgatTTATATAGACAAATCGATCAAATATGCAGATTTATTTAGCAGTGTTCTCTTCCAGCTATTTTGAGATTAAAGAGATCTAAGCAGTCTAATTAAAACAAATTTGTAGGAATAGGAGGCCTTATTCTCTAGAACTTTGAGAAAGAAACAGATTTTCCACGTTAAAAATTCTTGCCTATATAAACCATCTAATACTGTTACCTCAATATATTCATCCTCCAATGTCTTCGTGTGTTGTTGCagatgttgacacccaattttgtccctcctttatttaattttattcactcgggcttctaaatttactaacgagctaaatactttattttcactattttatttttattgatacTACtacattactttatcacaaattctCAATGGTTCGTCATCATTTCATTTTCGGGTTTGGACTCGTTAGATTAATTACAAGACAACACTTTGTCAAATCCCtatttttctacatatttcacaTAGTATATATTGCACTAGtcattaaattagaagcccaagaataattaaatagaggaGGAAGGATCAACATTTTCACATCATAAACAATTGCTCtgaagtatatcaatattggactcattttgaagctcgtattttaaaacaacgtattataattttttatttcatcaaaatattattttacaaggGGTAAATTCTTGATAATNNNNNNNNNNNNNNNNNNNNNNNNNNNNNNNNNNNNNNNNNNNNNNNNNNNNNNNNNNNNNNNNNNNNNNNNNNNNNNNNNNNNNNNNNNNNNNNNNNNNTCAAAGCCCAAAGGAGTGATTGGGCTTTACAGGGCCTTAACCTCCAGCTGGTGATGGTGCCTATTGAGCTGCTAAGTTGCAAATGCAGCCCAGTTTTACTGCCTTagtttatgtatatttgtatttaGGGTTGTAGTATTTCAATAGTAAAATACTACAGAAATTTAGAAGACTTACGAGTTCTCCTTAACGGAAgcggatttgcatcaacaacaATGGGATGGGATTAGAGGAACTTACACAATTACTagcaaataaatattaaattacgTAATCTACAATTTgatatataccatatatacCCTATTACAGAATCTACCATATATACCCTATAATGAGTAAAGGAGAAAATCTTTAGATATGGTAATTTTCCTATAAATAAGGTAATTAAATTTgataggttatattttttttttcctaaatttaAGTAATACTACCTATCAATAAGGAAACATTATCATCAAACCCTAGAAAAACTCCCTTAGCAGACAGTAGAATTTGCTCATACGCTCCATCTTCTATAAGGTATATTGTAATACTATGTACTACATATATATTACACAGAAGGTATTACTAtgttatatattgtatataatatacaaacttgAATATATTAATTCCTACTATTATACCCACAAATATTTTATTATCATCTTTTCAATTACACTTACCATTTTGAATATACcatatacatgatattattatattatatactatatataatataaaacttCAATATACTGATTCTCATCTTTTCAATTACACttaccaatttgaatataccatatacatggtattattatattacagtatatattatatataatataaaacttAAATATATTGATACAAATATTTTATTACCATCTTTTCAATTACACttaccaatttgaatataccaTATACATTTTTAGTATTTGCCCTTAGAAACAAAAATAGTGTTGAAAATGTGGTAACACATgcttagaaatttaaaaaaaaaaaatgaaaagcttAAGTAAAAAACTACAAATAGTGCAGATCAGAAGActttaaatatgtatatataaacaaaacTTGAAAATTTGTATTTCTAGGAGCTTGAGGAAATGATTATGAAAGGAAGAGGATATGAAATTGAAAATTAGAGCACCTTTTGATTGATAAGGTAATTTTTTATGTGAGAGAATTACATTTTATTGTGTATTTAATTAGGAGAGATATTTTAAGGGTGTGAAAGattgtatataatataatataatgaaaagttaaaagattagaataaattatattaatgtaaattttttaaagtagtttgtaacttttgaaaattccTTTTTTAAATCTTGTATTTGTGTGACTTCTACAGTAAAATACTACTCGTGTCGCCAATGTTGGGAATTTTCACAAAACGGATGAATCTCCTTTATTTAGGAGGAGGACTAGCTATCAGGTTAACAGGCTAGTTAGCACCCCTTATGGGTGGACCCCACCCATAGCAACTTTCCAACGAGGGTAAATTTCGGCATGAGTAAAACTGAAGTGATTTGGGTAAATAAATGATGACAGGATTCCTCTGGCAGTAGGGGCACATGTTTCCTACAGAGTCCCTCTGATTTAAACTTTTCGTACGATTAGTGCAGGTTGAAAAAGGGTCCATCATTTAATTGACACTAAATTTTGCTGAGGTATGTAAAACATTAGCTGTCCTTGCTTGTAGTCATTGGGTCGGGTAAGACGAGAGAATCTTAACAACAGATTTTAACTGTTCGTTCAACCCGCTAGTCATTAACTGTTCAGTTCAGGGTTGCCATAATCTCGTTAAAGAGGACATTATTATTTGGTTTGTTCTGTGAACTCTTACTAgtaatgttattgattttacATAGTTATGGAAACCTAGTACAACTTGAGGCCTAAGAACAATTTTAACCACTTTTGTTGATAGGTTTCTCAATAGATGGGGAACAGTGAATTTCAAGTAGGTATGATGCATATATGGTTTTGCGCGGAAGATGCTATGCACGCAATGCTGAAAGCTAGATTCCTCCGTCTCTAGACGTAATTATCTCAACGGAtctcttatgttatttttttctgATCTCAGAAAATGTTGATAGTTGCCTTTCCTTTAGGACAATCATAAAAGTTCTGGATTTTCTCATGTTAGGAAACcaataaattgataaataaTGTATAGGATAATATGAGCTTGAATATAGCAGAAATGATACGGAGGATTTATATAGTTGACTCTGAGTAAGTTGGAGTATTGATTAATTTGTTCGATAGGACTACATAATTCCTAAGCGTTAATTGCGTTGTGCATAATGAGCTGAAGGAAACTGAACCATAAAAGAAAACTCAATATTTTACCTCTACTATAAGCTAGAAAATGAACAAAGAAATACAGATCAGGGCTAAGACATTTTCTTGCTTCTTTTACAACTAGCATTCACCTAACACCCTGATTTTCCCATCTAAATTAAAGAAAGATAGCACACACAAGAGCTGGCTTGGGGTCGGTCCTCCTTATTCACTTGATTACTATCTCTGGATTTCTCATCTTAACCACCTCCTCAAATCAGTGGTTGAACAAGGAGAATAAATTTCTCCACCAAGGCTGTCGGTGTAACACGAGTAGTTCGATTGTTGTTCCATCCCAAGATAGGCAGCTTGGAGACTTTTGAAGCTAGGACTTCTCAAGTTCTGACTATAGCCATAGGTACCATTTACTGAGTATGGTTCCGGAATTGGATAAGAGAGACGTTTTTTAACAGACCCAACTCTTTCTCTTTCTGGTGTGGAAGGTCTTTGTTTTGGTGTGCTTTGTGAACGAATCCGAGCTTTTGCAGACTCAGTAGCAGCCATATAATTAGGAAGTAATGATGCAGCAGCTGCATCATTTCCTGAAGTGCTATAACGGGACATTATACTGTTTGAACGGCTAGTGGAGCGAAGGCATGGAGTGTTTGCAGTTGATTGGCTTTTACGTGGGCTTGTTGGGcgaatttggagaggtttcgGTTGACAAGGGGGTGGGGTGGCTGGTGGTTGAACTGCAGAGTAATTGTATGATGATCTCCGAGGACTACTAGCTTGTCTATGAAGTGGGCTCGAATGTTGTGATCTTCGAGCATTTGGAACTATGTTCGAGTACGGCTTAGCCGTGTCCATCTCAACAGTCTTTATAGAGTCTCTTCTGTCAAATGAACCTCTGCTGCTGGagttatattgttttgatgacaTCCACTCATCTAGCCAATTCGCCGACTCTTCTAGTTCCctctcatttctttcttcactACCAACATCCATCTCATCCAATACCTTGATTTTGGAATGTGTAAAAGACAGTAATTCAGGGCTTATTTCTTGAAAGGATGTGAATAGTTTAACACGAGAATTAATTAAGGGATACAGAAAGTTGAACCTGTTGAGTAAAAGCATGAGCAAGGGATTTTTCCCGTTTAAAGGATGCTTCTTTTCTGGCTTGTAACATTGATTCCAGCTCTAGAAGTGATCTAGGACAATCCCTCCAATCATCAGCAATGGAGCTTCCATCTCTAGACTGCAGTACAAAATATTTTACAAGTACAGTCAGACCTATCCATAACAATATTTCATCATAACAGTACTCATGTTTTCTGTGGAACTGATCTTTTATGTTacgttatattatatgttctctatgATAGTATTTCGCAATAACAACGAAAAAAATATCGGAACAAaggatgttgttatagagagagTTGACTGTATTAGAGGTTAGGAGCTTCTACTGAGTGTTGTTTATCAGACAGTAACAAAGGTGCGGAAAGTAGAACTCACTCTGGAACTCCGGTCTCGGATATCATGAAGATATTTAGAGTCCCATAAATTGGTTGTTTCAGCAAATATTGACCTGCGGCCTCCATCATGTGAAAGGCGAGCACGTTGTTCACGAACCCGAGCCTGCACCCTAAGCAGAGCTTGCATACATTTCAGTGTCATCTTTGCTTGCTTCCGGACATTTTGACCCCTTATCAATGCTTGAAGCTTTACTATCCCCTTCAATGCTATTAGTGCCCTCCTAGCCTGCAGTAAAAATCAACGTGACTGTGTGCTTCACATGACAGGTATCTGTAAATATTTAACATTCCAATGCATGACTTGTGATGAAACGAAAATGGTCCCAAATCTAACGCTAGCTAGTTGTGTCAGCCTGAATCAAGTACTATTTGTGATCCCTGAATCAAGTGCTAACTTTATACTTTCTCCTTCCTAAAATGCTACTACTACTTAGTACTCTTACTTGtcccaaaacagtccattttATAGAAATGAAACCTTTTAACACATTTTAAGATTTAAATGTCACAAAAAATTATAAGATCTCTTTACTTCCCGGAAAACCCATATTGCTTGG
It includes:
- the LOC132030722 gene encoding protein IQ-DOMAIN 18-like, with translation MGKKKGGSSWLSAVKRAFRSPTKDNSCEKKAKREHELEEDEEKKREKRRWLFRKQSQNGQQNEGKVITDPKHAIAVAAATAAAAEAAVASAQEAVEIIRLTRSSNNPPSNRQHNAAILIQTAFRGYLARRALIALKGIVKLQALIRGQNVRKQAKMTLKCMQALLRVQARVREQRARLSHDGGRRSIFAETTNLWDSKYLHDIRDRSSRSRDGSSIADDWRDCPRSLLELESMLQARKEASFKREKSLAHAFTQQVLDEMDVGSEERNERELEESANWLDEWMSSKQYNSSSRGSFDRRDSIKTVEMDTAKPYSNIVPNARRSQHSSPLHRQASSPRRSSYNYSAVQPPATPPPCQPKPLQIRPTSPRKSQSTANTPCLRSTSRSNSIMSRYSTSGNDAAAASLLPNYMAATESAKARIRSQSTPKQRPSTPERERVGSVKKRLSYPIPEPYSVNGTYGYSQNLRSPSFKSLQAAYLGMEQQSNYSCYTDSLGGEIYSPCSTTDLRRWLR